A single Bacillus sp. OxB-1 DNA region contains:
- a CDS encoding Y-family DNA polymerase → MYEQLPDRHILCLDMRSFYASCAAAIEGVDVMDTPIAIIGNKERKGGVVLAASPALKQQFGIRTGMRLYEIPDDPAIQLIEPKMQFYIDVSMEITRLLHRYVPKEAIHVYSIDESFVDLTGTERLWGPPAETAARIRDDLYTQFQLRSACGMGPNMLLSKLALDLEAKKTGIAHWRYEDVPAKLWPVAPLSRMWGIGSRMEKRLNRMGLFSVGDLARTPLDHLEKKFGIMGNQLYYHAHGIDLSDLGLPPLIEGQVSYGKGQVLYRDYVKRADILTVLLEMCEDVAMRARQAGRTGRTVHLAAGYSKHALGGGFSRSRTMAEATNDTMTIYRLCMELLDEFHDGRPVRQLHISLGNLEEEHSMQLSLFDEQKWRNRQLGETMDALRTKYGSNAVLRAASYTESGTAIERAKLIGGHFK, encoded by the coding sequence ATGTATGAACAGTTGCCGGATCGGCATATCCTTTGCCTCGACATGCGCAGCTTTTACGCCAGCTGCGCGGCCGCAATCGAAGGCGTGGACGTGATGGATACGCCGATTGCCATCATTGGGAATAAAGAGCGGAAAGGCGGTGTCGTCCTCGCCGCTTCACCTGCCCTCAAACAGCAATTCGGCATCCGGACCGGCATGCGGCTCTATGAAATCCCGGATGACCCTGCCATCCAGCTGATCGAACCGAAGATGCAATTCTATATTGACGTCTCGATGGAAATCACCCGACTGCTGCATCGCTACGTGCCGAAGGAAGCGATCCATGTCTACAGCATCGATGAGAGCTTCGTCGACTTGACCGGGACCGAACGCCTGTGGGGTCCGCCCGCCGAGACGGCCGCGCGCATCCGGGACGATTTGTACACTCAATTCCAGCTGCGCTCCGCCTGCGGGATGGGGCCGAACATGCTCCTTTCGAAACTGGCGCTCGATCTCGAGGCGAAGAAGACGGGGATCGCCCACTGGCGGTATGAGGATGTGCCGGCAAAACTATGGCCCGTCGCCCCGTTGAGCCGCATGTGGGGCATCGGCAGCCGTATGGAAAAACGGCTGAACCGGATGGGCCTCTTTTCCGTCGGCGATCTGGCCCGGACGCCGCTCGACCATCTCGAGAAAAAATTCGGCATCATGGGCAATCAATTGTATTACCATGCACACGGCATCGATCTATCCGACCTCGGCTTGCCGCCGCTCATCGAAGGGCAGGTCAGCTACGGAAAAGGGCAGGTCCTGTACCGCGATTATGTGAAGAGAGCAGACATCCTCACCGTCTTGCTGGAAATGTGCGAAGATGTGGCGATGCGCGCGAGGCAAGCGGGCAGGACGGGGCGCACCGTTCATCTCGCGGCCGGCTATTCGAAGCATGCGCTCGGGGGAGGATTCAGCCGGTCGCGCACGATGGCGGAAGCGACGAATGATACGATGACCATCTACCGGCTTTGCATGGAACTGCTCGATGAATTCCATGACGGACGCCCAGTGCGCCAGTTGCATATCAGCCTCGGCAATCTGGAAGAGGAACATTCCATGCAGCTCAGCCTGTTTGACGAACAGAAGTGGCGAAACCGGCAACTCGGCGAAACGATGGACGCACTCCGTACTAAATACGGGTCCAACGCTGTGCTTCGCGCCGCTTCCTATACCGAATCAGGGACAGCAATCGAACGCGCCAAACTGATCGGCGGGCATTTTAAATAA
- a CDS encoding CcdC family protein — translation MLKLQELIDFVFNEIPPVYLIVGSTVLFLVMGTFAFFVRAKAAKKPISPKRIILPPLFMSTGALMFLFEEFRVPSMQVVEAIVVGLLFSTLLIRTTHFEIITGAIYVKRSKAFLLILGGLLVLRLIAKLVLSSSIDVGELGGMFWILAFAMIIPWRIGMLVKYRKINQEKSVPVKE, via the coding sequence ATGCTTAAATTACAGGAACTCATCGATTTCGTGTTCAATGAAATTCCGCCCGTCTACTTGATCGTCGGCTCCACTGTCCTGTTCCTCGTCATGGGGACGTTCGCTTTTTTCGTCCGCGCCAAAGCGGCCAAAAAGCCGATTTCCCCGAAACGGATCATTTTGCCTCCGTTATTCATGTCTACGGGAGCACTCATGTTTTTATTCGAAGAATTCCGGGTGCCGTCCATGCAAGTGGTGGAGGCGATCGTCGTCGGCTTGCTGTTCTCGACGCTCTTGATCCGGACGACCCATTTCGAGATTATAACGGGGGCCATCTATGTGAAAAGGTCCAAGGCGTTCCTGCTCATCCTCGGCGGCCTTCTCGTACTCCGGCTCATCGCAAAACTGGTGTTGAGCAGTTCCATCGATGTCGGGGAGCTCGGCGGGATGTTCTGGATTCTCGCCTTCGCCATGATTATCCCGTGGCGGATCGGCATGCTGGTGAAATACAGGAAAATCAATCAAGAAAAAAGTGTCCCCGTCAAAGAGTGA
- a CDS encoding lytic transglycosylase domain-containing protein: MKKRKKKGNSVKLKAWLIVLLIPIAVTVFTLTTIIWTGLKHPEFIKKSAQTLLDIQDRHTGTTIPEEYIPIYQEAGEAYGVPWTLLAAHHRIETRFSTMDPLLSPVGAEGHMQFMPCTFVGWSYPGCKGLGKGEIPEKDKTDPEIIKKYGGYGVDANGDGIADPYDIEDAVFSAANYLSKSGAASGKYEQAIYQYNHSEKYVEDVLWFFEEFELYREEMENTS, encoded by the coding sequence ATGAAGAAACGGAAAAAGAAAGGGAATTCGGTGAAGCTGAAAGCATGGCTCATCGTGTTGCTGATCCCGATTGCAGTCACCGTATTTACATTGACCACCATCATTTGGACAGGTTTGAAACATCCCGAATTCATTAAGAAATCAGCACAAACATTGCTCGATATCCAAGACCGTCATACCGGGACGACCATTCCGGAAGAATATATCCCGATTTATCAAGAAGCGGGGGAGGCGTACGGCGTTCCGTGGACGCTGCTTGCGGCGCACCATCGGATCGAAACCCGATTTTCGACGATGGATCCACTCCTTTCCCCAGTCGGCGCTGAAGGGCATATGCAGTTCATGCCCTGCACATTCGTCGGGTGGAGTTATCCGGGATGCAAGGGGCTCGGCAAGGGGGAAATTCCGGAGAAGGATAAGACCGATCCGGAAATCATTAAAAAATACGGGGGCTACGGTGTCGATGCCAATGGCGACGGCATCGCGGATCCCTATGATATCGAGGACGCCGTTTTCAGCGCCGCTAATTACCTTTCCAAAAGCGGAGCGGCCTCCGGCAAGTACGAACAAGCGATTTATCAATACAATCATAGTGAAAAATATGTGGAAGACGTTCTATGGTTCTTTGAAGAATTCGAGTTGTATCGAGAAGAAATGGAAAATACATCATGA
- a CDS encoding YbfB/YjiJ family MFS transporter produces MGEQPVWKYAFASVMVTISTLGFARMSYGILMPFMKDSLSLSYEQAGMLATTNSIGYLGMVLFAGILAAKWGSRKLVVLGTFIVALSLMYLASVHSYGAALTGMALLGIGTAFTYTPLVNIIVGWFPHRRGLMIGFMVSGLGLGTLISSTLVPFFTTWFELEGWRQLWFFYGILSVLSTLTALLILRDPPVPLLNEGQKKQSLWKEVYLHKRVLLVAGIYGLIGFAYLIPQSFLFSFILEAGINPYQAGQIMALGGIMSIFSGPLWGSISDKIGRKRSLLITLIIGSFSMVLPVVFPAALGFIISQFLWGVTVVGMLSLIQALSTEQIHPSFAPIALGYVTIYFAAGQLLGPGLGGWIIDNVGGIPAALLLCAGLLLIAFLMSFKMEKRSAEPPVVEPFVHSPKTTNP; encoded by the coding sequence TTGGGAGAACAACCGGTTTGGAAATATGCGTTTGCCAGTGTCATGGTTACAATCAGCACGCTTGGCTTCGCAAGAATGTCTTACGGAATTCTAATGCCTTTCATGAAAGATAGTTTATCGCTTTCTTATGAGCAGGCCGGCATGCTGGCGACGACGAATTCGATCGGCTATTTGGGGATGGTCCTGTTTGCCGGGATTTTGGCAGCGAAATGGGGATCACGCAAGCTTGTCGTACTCGGCACTTTTATCGTGGCACTTTCTTTAATGTATTTGGCGTCCGTCCATAGCTACGGTGCAGCATTGACAGGAATGGCTTTGCTCGGAATTGGTACCGCTTTCACCTATACGCCGCTCGTTAACATCATCGTCGGCTGGTTCCCGCATCGTCGGGGGCTGATGATCGGCTTCATGGTGAGCGGCCTCGGACTCGGAACACTTATCTCCAGTACACTCGTCCCATTTTTCACAACGTGGTTCGAACTGGAAGGGTGGCGGCAATTGTGGTTCTTCTACGGCATCTTGTCCGTCTTGTCCACGTTGACGGCGCTGCTTATCCTACGCGATCCGCCGGTCCCTTTATTGAATGAAGGGCAAAAGAAGCAATCGCTTTGGAAAGAAGTCTATTTACATAAGCGGGTGCTGTTGGTGGCAGGCATCTATGGATTGATCGGGTTCGCTTACTTGATTCCGCAAAGTTTTTTATTCAGTTTCATCCTGGAAGCAGGCATCAACCCCTACCAGGCGGGCCAGATCATGGCGCTCGGCGGCATCATGTCCATTTTCAGCGGGCCGCTATGGGGGAGCATTTCTGATAAGATCGGACGAAAACGCTCGCTGCTCATCACATTGATCATCGGTTCCTTCTCCATGGTGCTGCCTGTCGTCTTTCCGGCAGCGCTCGGCTTCATCATCAGCCAATTTTTATGGGGAGTCACCGTAGTCGGCATGCTGTCGCTCATCCAGGCGTTATCCACCGAGCAGATCCATCCGTCTTTCGCACCAATCGCCCTTGGCTACGTCACGATCTATTTTGCGGCGGGGCAATTGCTCGGTCCGGGGCTGGGCGGCTGGATCATCGATAATGTCGGCGGGATTCCTGCTGCGCTGCTGTTATGCGCAGGACTGTTGCTCATCGCTTTCCTCATGTCCTTCAAGATGGAGAAGCGAAGCGCCGAGCCACCTGTCGTCGAGCCGTTCGTTCATTCACCTAAAACCACCAATCCGTAA
- a CDS encoding SCO family protein, with protein MKKIRLPILFILMLLVSACSGPGGFKADHKYEVPPFEYTNQNGEKVSLDDLKGHVWLAQFVFTNCTSVCPPMMMNMAKIEEDLEKAGVEDYKIVSFSVDPKVDTPEKLQEYLELFNVKDESRWEMLTGYTMEEIAALAMKSFKTVVADIPDDDQVLHGTTFALVNQEGQVVKLYSGVEEVPFDQIEKDVEALIKEGA; from the coding sequence TTGAAAAAGATAAGACTTCCAATTCTATTCATTCTCATGTTACTAGTGAGTGCTTGTTCCGGTCCAGGAGGGTTCAAAGCGGATCATAAATATGAAGTGCCTCCATTTGAATATACGAACCAGAACGGGGAAAAAGTTTCCCTGGATGATTTGAAAGGGCACGTCTGGCTCGCCCAATTCGTTTTCACGAACTGCACTAGCGTTTGTCCGCCAATGATGATGAATATGGCGAAAATCGAGGAAGATCTGGAGAAGGCTGGAGTGGAGGACTATAAAATCGTCTCGTTCAGTGTCGATCCGAAAGTGGACACACCGGAAAAGCTTCAGGAATATCTCGAATTATTCAATGTGAAAGATGAAAGCCGATGGGAAATGCTGACAGGCTATACAATGGAGGAAATTGCAGCATTGGCGATGAAGTCGTTCAAGACAGTCGTAGCCGATATCCCGGATGACGACCAGGTGCTCCATGGCACCACATTTGCCTTAGTGAACCAGGAAGGGCAAGTCGTGAAACTGTATAGCGGAGTTGAAGAAGTCCCATTCGACCAAATCGAAAAAGACGTCGAAGCGCTCATTAAAGAAGGCGCATAA
- a CDS encoding cytochrome-c oxidase, whose amino-acid sequence MGKQLLKIAVVYFLIGIAFGLYMSITHMFHLATVHVHVNLLGWMSLAIIGILYHLYPQLAGTRCANTHFWLHNIGLPVMMIGIALAILTSNPIFFLTATIGGVITVIGIFFFGFNVLRNLK is encoded by the coding sequence TTGGGGAAACAGCTGCTCAAGATTGCGGTCGTCTATTTTCTGATTGGGATTGCTTTTGGCTTATATATGTCGATTACTCATATGTTCCATTTGGCGACTGTGCATGTGCACGTCAACCTGCTCGGCTGGATGTCGCTGGCCATCATCGGCATCCTGTATCATCTCTACCCGCAACTGGCGGGGACCCGATGTGCCAACACCCATTTTTGGCTGCATAATATCGGCTTGCCCGTCATGATGATCGGGATTGCGCTGGCCATTTTGACATCGAACCCCATTTTCTTTTTGACGGCCACAATTGGCGGAGTCATTACCGTTATCGGCATCTTCTTTTTCGGCTTCAATGTCTTGCGGAACCTGAAATAA
- a CDS encoding YvrJ family protein, translating to MEPWLDLIQEIGFPIFVSFYLLHRLESKLTAIHDALITLKVK from the coding sequence ATGGAACCTTGGTTGGATTTGATACAGGAAATCGGATTTCCGATTTTCGTATCCTTTTACCTGTTGCACCGTCTTGAGTCGAAATTGACGGCCATCCACGATGCGCTGATCACCTTAAAGGTGAAATAA
- a CDS encoding cytochrome c biogenesis CcdA family protein — MATDLNYLLAFGAGFLSFISPCTLPLYPAFVSYITGMSLEELKPDSKRMTKSGMLHTLFFLIGFSIIFIVIGFGTTFVGTFFIENQELLRQIGAIFIVLFGLMIIGLFTPEFLMKERKLQFKNRPAGYFGTLLIGIAFAAGWQPCSGPIIGSIIFLAGSNPGSGMIYMLLYVLGFAIPFFVLSFFITRLTWIRKHNALIMKIGGYVMIAVGILLFFNGLQWLTSILSPIFGDFQGF, encoded by the coding sequence ATGGCAACAGATTTAAACTATCTTCTTGCGTTCGGAGCCGGCTTCCTCAGTTTCATCTCGCCTTGTACGTTGCCGCTTTATCCAGCGTTTGTCTCGTACATTACCGGCATGTCCCTCGAGGAATTGAAGCCGGATTCCAAACGGATGACAAAGAGCGGCATGCTCCATACGCTATTTTTCTTAATCGGGTTTTCGATCATTTTCATCGTCATTGGTTTCGGCACGACATTCGTCGGCACGTTTTTTATCGAAAACCAGGAATTGCTCAGGCAAATCGGAGCCATCTTTATCGTCTTATTCGGTTTGATGATCATCGGCCTATTTACGCCCGAGTTCTTGATGAAAGAACGGAAGCTTCAATTTAAAAATCGGCCGGCGGGTTACTTCGGGACGCTGTTGATCGGAATCGCCTTTGCGGCAGGATGGCAGCCTTGTTCCGGCCCGATTATCGGCTCGATCATCTTCCTGGCCGGTTCCAATCCGGGTTCGGGCATGATCTATATGCTTCTTTATGTGCTCGGTTTCGCCATTCCATTTTTCGTGTTGTCGTTCTTCATTACACGGCTTACGTGGATCCGTAAACACAATGCACTCATTATGAAAATCGGCGGCTATGTCATGATTGCCGTCGGGATCTTGCTATTCTTCAACGGATTGCAGTGGCTGACTAGCATCTTGAGCCCGATTTTCGGGGATTTCCAAGGGTTTTAA
- a CDS encoding DMT family transporter has protein sequence MSYLYLALAIILELIGSSLLKASEGFSKLFPTLGVIIAFVSCFFFLSLSLKTIPLNAAYAIWSGIGVVATAIISVLIWNEKINMASIIGIVLILAGVVVLNLFGPGNDGSGSEEASAVKMTVK, from the coding sequence ATGTCCTATTTATATTTAGCCCTCGCTATCATATTGGAACTGATCGGTTCTTCTTTATTGAAAGCATCTGAGGGATTTTCAAAACTTTTCCCTACACTTGGGGTAATCATAGCTTTCGTTAGTTGCTTTTTCTTTTTATCATTGTCCTTGAAAACCATTCCGTTAAATGCCGCCTATGCCATTTGGTCGGGAATCGGAGTTGTGGCGACTGCGATTATTTCGGTACTCATCTGGAATGAAAAAATTAATATGGCGAGTATTATAGGTATCGTACTCATCCTGGCCGGCGTAGTCGTATTGAATTTATTCGGCCCTGGAAATGATGGATCCGGCAGTGAAGAAGCATCCGCGGTTAAAATGACCG
- a CDS encoding DUF2621 domain-containing protein has translation MWFILFWCIVLVGLFGIGGFFMFRKFLKVFPKADGKSTLDWEEFYVNKSLHLWNDEAKELLNELVSPVPELFRDVAKQKIASRIGQIALEDKARTIGFDHIIRGYIIATPKRDHKFLRKKLTSMEIDLAPYEHLF, from the coding sequence ATGTGGTTCATCCTGTTCTGGTGTATCGTGCTCGTCGGCTTATTCGGGATCGGCGGCTTTTTCATGTTTCGTAAATTTTTAAAAGTGTTCCCGAAAGCGGATGGCAAATCGACGCTCGATTGGGAAGAATTTTACGTGAACAAATCGCTACACCTGTGGAATGACGAGGCGAAAGAGCTGCTGAACGAGCTCGTCAGCCCGGTCCCAGAGCTTTTCCGGGATGTCGCCAAGCAAAAGATAGCGTCCCGAATAGGTCAAATCGCCTTGGAAGATAAAGCGAGAACAATCGGATTCGATCATATTATCCGTGGTTATATCATAGCTACACCCAAACGGGACCATAAATTCCTCCGCAAAAAATTGACATCGATGGAGATCGACTTGGCCCCGTACGAGCATTTATTCTAA
- a CDS encoding GlsB/YeaQ/YmgE family stress response membrane protein, translating to MSFIWFLIIGGVIGWLAGLILGKDIPGGIIGNIIAGIVGAWIGGMLLGDWGPRVSDFYIVPALIGALVLVFIVSFIMKSMRRAS from the coding sequence ATGAGTTTTATTTGGTTTTTAATTATCGGTGGAGTCATTGGTTGGTTAGCTGGTTTGATTTTGGGGAAAGACATCCCGGGCGGCATCATCGGTAATATCATTGCTGGTATCGTCGGTGCATGGATCGGTGGAATGCTTCTAGGGGATTGGGGACCGAGAGTTTCCGATTTCTATATCGTCCCTGCGTTGATCGGTGCACTGGTCCTCGTGTTTATCGTAAGCTTCATCATGAAATCCATGCGTCGCGCTTCATGA
- a CDS encoding GGDEF domain-containing protein: MLILAFLLKERARIDWPMTRMIEFNKLTLNFIEMSAELTELFGELQESRNRLHHMAYNDSLTGVKNRSYFMNVLRERADTASAEKPHALLYMDLNGFKGINDTFGHNAGDAVLKTVADRLAGICGETGELARIGGDEFVVLLPESSKELAARMAHSIIERIGMPIEFNGHSLQVGVSIGISLYLIDSHSVEEFMQHGDMAMYASKKTKAVKRSHFTFYDTISQEEVEVE, from the coding sequence GTGCTCATCCTCGCCTTTTTATTGAAGGAAAGAGCCCGCATCGATTGGCCGATGACCCGGATGATCGAATTCAACAAGTTGACGTTGAACTTCATAGAAATGTCGGCTGAGTTGACGGAGTTGTTTGGAGAGTTGCAGGAATCGAGGAACCGCCTGCATCATATGGCGTACAACGATTCCCTCACCGGCGTGAAGAACCGCTCCTATTTCATGAATGTCTTGAGAGAAAGGGCCGATACCGCATCCGCAGAAAAACCACACGCCTTGCTGTATATGGACTTGAACGGCTTCAAAGGAATCAATGACACATTCGGACATAATGCGGGAGATGCCGTACTCAAGACAGTCGCAGATCGGTTGGCGGGCATATGCGGCGAAACGGGGGAGCTTGCCAGGATCGGCGGGGATGAATTCGTTGTGCTGCTGCCGGAATCATCGAAGGAATTGGCGGCCCGGATGGCCCATTCCATTATCGAACGAATCGGGATGCCAATCGAATTCAACGGCCATTCACTGCAAGTCGGCGTCAGTATCGGCATCAGCCTCTACCTGATCGATTCCCATTCCGTCGAAGAATTCATGCAGCATGGCGATATGGCAATGTACGCGTCGAAAAAGACAAAAGCCGTGAAACGGAGCCATTTCACCTTCTATGACACTATTTCGCAGGAAGAAGTTGAAGTTGAATGA
- a CDS encoding thioredoxin family protein translates to MKEIGSFQEWRDIVEQEPQLGLFVKTNHCSVCEGLYPQVAALAEQYPFPFYRVNVADVPEIAGQLALFTAPVVLLFHEGKEMARFARFVQLEQLRHRMDELEKWGTADA, encoded by the coding sequence ATGAAGGAAATCGGTTCGTTTCAGGAGTGGAGGGACATCGTAGAGCAAGAGCCGCAACTGGGACTCTTCGTCAAAACGAACCATTGCTCTGTCTGCGAAGGACTCTATCCTCAAGTGGCGGCCCTTGCGGAGCAGTACCCGTTCCCGTTCTATCGGGTCAATGTGGCGGACGTGCCGGAGATTGCAGGCCAGCTCGCCCTCTTCACCGCGCCCGTCGTCCTGCTGTTCCACGAAGGGAAAGAGATGGCGCGGTTCGCCCGGTTTGTCCAGTTGGAGCAACTCAGACATCGGATGGATGAGCTGGAGAAGTGGGGCACGGCCGATGCTTAA
- the ilvA gene encoding threonine ammonia-lyase IlvA, with amino-acid sequence MKQAEKEEKTMHVEDILKAHQFLKDVVIHTPLQLNERLSEKYDCHVYIKREDLQYVRSFKLRGAYYKIKKVEKLAREKGIVCASAGNHAQGVAHACAQLGIHGKIFMPQTTPKQKINQVRMFGRDQIEIILAGDTFDDSSANAMACATAEDRLFIHPFDDLDIVAGQGTVAVEVMNDIEEPIDFVFASIGGGGLMAGLSTYIKNVSPHTKMIGVEPAGAVSMQAALANKGPVSLPSIDKFVDGAAVQCVGSLTYDLCRKYLSDIVPVPEGKVCTTILELYNLHAIIAEPAGALSIAALDFYKEQIKGKNVVCVISGGNNDIGRMQEIKEKSLIYEGLLYYFIVNFPQRAGALRQFLDEVLGPDDDITTFEYTKKNNKESGPGLVGLELKNKEDYPGLIERMNKCGFEYKEINNDHTLFDLLI; translated from the coding sequence ATGAAACAAGCGGAAAAGGAAGAGAAGACGATGCATGTCGAAGATATTTTAAAAGCGCATCAATTTTTAAAAGATGTGGTCATCCATACGCCTTTGCAATTAAACGAGCGACTTTCCGAAAAATACGATTGCCATGTGTACATCAAGCGGGAAGATTTGCAATATGTCCGTTCCTTCAAATTGCGGGGCGCTTATTATAAAATCAAAAAAGTCGAGAAGCTGGCACGGGAAAAAGGGATCGTTTGCGCGAGCGCCGGCAACCATGCACAAGGCGTAGCCCATGCGTGTGCCCAGCTCGGCATCCACGGCAAGATCTTCATGCCGCAGACGACACCGAAGCAAAAGATCAACCAAGTGCGGATGTTCGGCCGCGACCAGATCGAAATCATCTTGGCGGGCGATACATTCGATGACTCATCCGCCAATGCGATGGCTTGCGCCACAGCGGAAGACCGGCTGTTCATCCATCCGTTCGATGACTTGGATATCGTGGCAGGACAAGGGACCGTCGCAGTGGAAGTCATGAATGATATCGAGGAGCCGATCGACTTCGTTTTCGCAAGCATCGGCGGAGGCGGTCTCATGGCCGGACTCAGCACCTACATTAAGAACGTCTCGCCGCATACGAAGATGATCGGTGTAGAACCGGCAGGCGCGGTGAGCATGCAGGCAGCCCTTGCGAATAAAGGACCGGTCTCCTTGCCGTCCATCGATAAATTCGTCGACGGGGCGGCCGTCCAATGTGTCGGCAGCCTGACCTATGATCTATGCCGCAAATATTTGTCGGATATCGTCCCGGTCCCGGAAGGCAAAGTATGTACGACCATCTTGGAATTGTATAATCTGCATGCGATCATCGCAGAACCGGCAGGCGCCTTGTCGATTGCGGCCCTTGATTTCTATAAAGAGCAGATCAAAGGCAAAAACGTCGTCTGCGTCATCAGTGGCGGAAACAATGATATCGGCCGGATGCAGGAAATCAAGGAAAAGTCTTTGATTTACGAAGGATTGCTCTACTACTTCATCGTCAATTTCCCGCAACGCGCCGGGGCGCTGCGGCAGTTTCTCGATGAAGTGCTCGGTCCGGATGACGACATCACGACTTTCGAATACACGAAAAAGAACAATAAAGAGAGCGGCCCGGGGCTTGTCGGCCTGGAGCTGAAAAACAAAGAGGATTATCCTGGCCTCATCGAGCGCATGAACAAGTGCGGCTTCGAATATAAAGAGATCAATAACGACCATACGCTGTTCGATCTGCTCATCTGA
- a CDS encoding DUF2922 domain-containing protein, with the protein MAKTLQLNFTTAMGKKLMLPVDEPREDLTPQEVTAAMQTVIASGAFLVDGYPLETAGSARIVERTVTDLVKG; encoded by the coding sequence ATGGCGAAAACGTTACAATTGAATTTCACTACGGCGATGGGCAAGAAATTGATGCTGCCCGTGGATGAACCGCGGGAAGATTTGACGCCGCAGGAAGTGACGGCCGCGATGCAGACGGTTATCGCATCAGGTGCTTTCCTCGTGGACGGCTATCCGCTCGAAACGGCGGGAAGTGCCCGAATCGTCGAACGCACTGTCACGGATCTAGTGAAAGGATAA
- a CDS encoding YolD-like family protein: protein MIRDRGQIKWTAMMLPEHVQKLREWHEEEHLPQRREPDEQQYEEWNRLMAEASAEGFPLAITFWQGGKPCTVEGVIGHIDTASSVLRLVSLEGESCLIPIQAIEQMAGAG, encoded by the coding sequence TTGATCCGAGATCGGGGACAGATCAAATGGACGGCGATGATGTTGCCGGAGCATGTCCAAAAATTGCGGGAGTGGCATGAAGAGGAGCATCTCCCGCAAAGAAGGGAGCCGGATGAACAGCAATACGAGGAGTGGAACCGGTTGATGGCCGAAGCATCGGCCGAGGGATTTCCGCTTGCCATCACGTTTTGGCAGGGAGGTAAGCCATGCACGGTGGAAGGCGTGATCGGCCATATCGACACGGCCTCTTCCGTGCTGCGGCTCGTATCGCTGGAAGGGGAGTCATGCCTCATCCCGATCCAAGCCATTGAACAGATGGCTGGAGCTGGATGA
- a CDS encoding DUF1659 domain-containing protein, whose translation MATIEFKSAIGRVHFDGGMTEEGKLIRKSKSYRHIAENVPADNLYTALNELASLSTLPFIGAEKVETSEVYD comes from the coding sequence ATGGCGACAATCGAATTCAAAAGTGCAATCGGACGGGTGCATTTCGATGGAGGCATGACGGAGGAAGGGAAGTTGATCCGTAAATCGAAATCGTACCGCCATATCGCGGAAAACGTCCCGGCGGACAATTTGTACACGGCACTGAACGAGCTGGCTTCCCTTTCCACGCTGCCGTTCATCGGGGCGGAGAAAGTGGAAACGTCGGAGGTATACGACTAA